The segment GGTTTTTCGGTATGCTATACTCCCTGGTTAAAGTCTTTAGTTCCTGATATTAATCTATCTTACTTGACAGGCTATAAACGATTAGACGAAAATCAAGTATTAGGTTTTTCTTTACGTTATTTTACCTTAGGAGAAATAAACTTTACAGATGCCAACAACAATCCTTTGGGTTCATTTAACCCCAATGAATTTTCATTAGACGGAGGTTATGCCTTGAAGTTATCTCAACGATTTTCAACAGGTGTTGCTTTAAGATATGTTTACTCTAACCTAACAGGAGGTCAACAAGTTGGTACATTAGCTACCAAAGCAGCTCATACTGTCGCTGGTGATATTTCAGGCTATTATACTAAGGAAGTTAGATTAGCTGGTCAGAAAATGGATTGGGCAATGGGTTTAAACATATCTAATATTGGTGCTAAGGTGTCTTACACCGAAACGGTTGATAAAGATTTTATACCTACTAATTTAAGGATAGGTTCTTCTTTAGCTACCGATATTGATGAATATAATCAATTGGCATTCGAATTTAATGTCAATAAACTATTAGTTCCTACACCACCACTTTACAATGAAGATGGTGATATCATAAGTGGACAAGACCCAGATGTATCTGTAATTAGTGGTATTTTTCAATCTTTTTCAGATGCACCATACAATGATAGAGAGATACGAGAGCTGATTTATTCTACTGGTGTAGAATATTGGTACGACCAACAATTTGCTGTGCGCTCGGGTTTTTTCTATGAGCACCCTACAAAAGGAGATCGTCAATTTTTTACTCTCGGAGCTGGAGTGCGATATAATGTATTTGGATTAGACTTCTCTTATCTCATTCCTCTTCAAGGCAGAGATGAGGTTAATGCCGTTAATCCTCTGTCAAACACTTTAAGATTTGCCTTAACATTCGACTTTAGCGCATTAGAACAAGTCGAAAACTAATTCATAAAATTTGAACATACGCATAGGATACGGATACGATGTACATCAATTGAGTGAGGGCGAAGACCTCATTCTTGGGGGTATTCATATTCCACACTCTAAAGGATCAGTAGGTCACTCGGACGCCGATGTACTCATTCATACTATATGCGATGCCATTTTAGGAGCTGCCAATATGCGAGATATTGGTTTTCATTTCCCAGATACTTCTGCTGACTACAAAGGCATTGATAGTAAAATATTACTTCGAGATGTGATGACTTTAATAAGAGACAAGGGCTATGAAATTATAAATATTGATTCTACCGTCTGTTTAGAAAAGCCCAAAGTCAACCCACATATTCCACAAATGCAAGAAGTTCTATCGGACTGTATGCAGATAGAAGTTAATCAACTATCCATTAAAGCCACAACATCAGAAAAGATGGGCTTTGTAGGTACTGAAAAGGGAATAGCAGCACATGCTGTTGCTTTATTGAAATTGGTAGACTAGAAATTTTAT is part of the Flavobacteriales bacterium genome and harbors:
- the porV gene encoding type IX secretion system outer membrane channel protein PorV; translation: MNQLKTLFATFSLIFSVISVNVFAQQSENLDNWLNTITTSVPFLIISPDAKAGGMGDVGVASTPDAMSMHWNPAKYAFVKNDVGFSVCYTPWLKSLVPDINLSYLTGYKRLDENQVLGFSLRYFTLGEINFTDANNNPLGSFNPNEFSLDGGYALKLSQRFSTGVALRYVYSNLTGGQQVGTLATKAAHTVAGDISGYYTKEVRLAGQKMDWAMGLNISNIGAKVSYTETVDKDFIPTNLRIGSSLATDIDEYNQLAFEFNVNKLLVPTPPLYNEDGDIISGQDPDVSVISGIFQSFSDAPYNDREIRELIYSTGVEYWYDQQFAVRSGFFYEHPTKGDRQFFTLGAGVRYNVFGLDFSYLIPLQGRDEVNAVNPLSNTLRFALTFDFSALEQVEN
- a CDS encoding 2-C-methyl-D-erythritol 2,4-cyclodiphosphate synthase yields the protein MNIRIGYGYDVHQLSEGEDLILGGIHIPHSKGSVGHSDADVLIHTICDAILGAANMRDIGFHFPDTSADYKGIDSKILLRDVMTLIRDKGYEIINIDSTVCLEKPKVNPHIPQMQEVLSDCMQIEVNQLSIKATTSEKMGFVGTEKGIAAHAVALLKLVD